One genomic window of Drosophila subpulchrella strain 33 F10 #4 breed RU33 unplaced genomic scaffold, RU_Dsub_v1.1 Primary Assembly Seq15, whole genome shotgun sequence includes the following:
- the LOC119558910 gene encoding probable sodium/potassium/calcium exchanger CG1090 isoform X1, protein MFSGWDSINFKHYNHGDTLKIPDSVMGITFLAAGTSVPEAVSSVIVAKRGHGSMGICNSIGSNTFDILLCLGVPWLIKAVFFPIQPGQNYVAINSTGLEYSAITLLSTLFLLYLTFSTNKFKLDKKVGTACLVMYLVFMVFASLIELNVFFRVNLPTCGRS, encoded by the exons GTGACACACTTAAGATACCTGATTCGGTGATGGGGATTACGTTCCTGGCGGCTGGAACCAGTGTTCCTGAAGCGGTGTCCAGTGTGATCGTGGCGAAACGCG GTCACGGATCGATGGGGATCTGCAACTCGATTGGGTCGAACACCTTCGACATCCTACTGTGCCTGGGGGTGCCATGGCTGATCAAGGCTGTCTTCTTCCCGATCCAGCCGGGCCAGAACTACGTGGCAATAAATTCGACCGGATTGGAGTACTCGGCGATCACTTTGCTGTCGACGCTGTTCTTGCTTTACCTTACCTTCTCTACGAACAAGTTCAAGCTGGATAAGAAGGTGGGGACCGCCTGCCTAGTGATGTATCTGGTCTTTATGGTTTTCGCCTCCCTCATTGAACTCAATGTGTTCTTTCGCGTCAACCTGCCCACCTGCGGTCGATCATGA
- the LOC119558910 gene encoding sodium/potassium/calcium exchanger 3-like isoform X2, producing the protein MGITFLAAGTSVPEAVSSVIVAKRGHGSMGICNSIGSNTFDILLCLGVPWLIKAVFFPIQPGQNYVAINSTGLEYSAITLLSTLFLLYLTFSTNKFKLDKKVGTACLVMYLVFMVFASLIELNVFFRVNLPTCGRS; encoded by the exons ATGGGGATTACGTTCCTGGCGGCTGGAACCAGTGTTCCTGAAGCGGTGTCCAGTGTGATCGTGGCGAAACGCG GTCACGGATCGATGGGGATCTGCAACTCGATTGGGTCGAACACCTTCGACATCCTACTGTGCCTGGGGGTGCCATGGCTGATCAAGGCTGTCTTCTTCCCGATCCAGCCGGGCCAGAACTACGTGGCAATAAATTCGACCGGATTGGAGTACTCGGCGATCACTTTGCTGTCGACGCTGTTCTTGCTTTACCTTACCTTCTCTACGAACAAGTTCAAGCTGGATAAGAAGGTGGGGACCGCCTGCCTAGTGATGTATCTGGTCTTTATGGTTTTCGCCTCCCTCATTGAACTCAATGTGTTCTTTCGCGTCAACCTGCCCACCTGCGGTCGATCATGA